NNNNNNNNNNNNNNNNNNNNNNNNNNNNNNNNNNNNNNNNNNNNNNNNNNNNNNNNNNNNNNNNNNNNNNNNNNNNNNNNNNNNNNNNNNNNNNNNNNNNNNNNNNNNNNNNNNNNNNNNNNNNNNNNNNNNNNNNNNNNNNNNNNNNNNNNNNNNNNNNNNNNNNNNNNNNNNNNNNNNNNNNNNNNNNNNNNNNNNNNNNNNNNNNNNNNNNNNNNNNNNNNNNNNNNNNNNNNNNNNNNNNNNNNNNNNNNNNNNNNNNNNNNNNNNNNNNNNNNNNNNNNNNNNNNNNNNNNNNNNNNNNNNNNNNNNNNNNNNNNNNNNNNNNNNNNNNNNNNNNNNNNNNNNNNNNNNNNNNNNNNNNNNNNNNNNNNNNNNNNNNNNNNNNNNNNNNNNNNNNNNNNNNNNNNNNNNNNNNNNNNNNNNNNNNNNNNNNNNNNNNNNNNNNNNNNNNNNNNNNNNNNNNNNNNNNNNNNNNNNNNNNNNNNNNNNNNNNNNNNNNNNNNNNNNNNNNNNNNNNNNNNNNNNNNNNNNNNNNNNNNNNNNNNNNNNNNNNNNNNNNNNNNNNNNNNNNNNNNNNNNNNNNNNNNNNNNNNNNNNNNNNNNNNNNNNNNNNNNNNNNNNNNNNNNNNNNNNNNNNNNNNNNNNNNNNNNNNNNNNNNNNNNNNNNNNNNGGCCAATGAGAGCTGCTCCAAGGGCGTGTCCCTGGAAGACACGCCCTTGGAGGGCATATAAGTGCTACTTGCTGCAGGTCCAACACACTTCTGATTCTGACAGACTCAGGAAGAAANCATGGTGCTCTCTGGGGAAGACAAAAGCAACNTCAAGGCNNNCTGGGGGAAGATTGGTGGCCATGGTGCTGAATATGGAGCGGAAGCCCTGGAAAGGTGAGACCAGGACCTTGATCTGTAAAGATCACAGGATCCAATACAGACCTGGCACCCACTCAGTGGACAGCTCGTAACTATGCTTTTCTGTGAcctcatcttctctctccttctctcaggATGTTCGCTAGCTTCCCCACCACCAAGACCTACTTCCCTCACTTTGATGTAAGCCATGGCTCTGCCCAGGTNNAGGGTCACGGCAAGAAGGTCGCTGATGCGCTGGCCAGTGCTGCAGGCCACCTCGATGACCTGCCCGGTGCCCTGTCTGCTCTGAGCGACCTGCANGCCCACAAGCTGCGTGTGGATCCCGTCAACTTCAAGGTATGCACTGGGACCTGGCAGGCGGCATCTGGGACCCCTAGGAAGGGCTTGGGGACCTCGTGCCCAAGGAGGGAGCATAGTGGTCCCAGGAAGGGGAGCAGATGCAGCAGAGTGTCCACTTTGTCTCCGCAGCTCCTGAGCCACTGCCTGCTGGTGACCTTGGCTAGCCACCACCCTGCCGATTTCACCCCCNCGNTGCATGCCTCTCTGGACAAATTCCTTGCCTCTGTGAGCACCGTGCTGACCTCCAAGTACCGTTAAGCTGCCTTCTGCGGGGCTCGCCTTCTGGCCGGGCCCTTCTTTCCCTTGCACCTGTTCCTCTTGGTCTTTGAATAAAGCCTGAGTAGGAAGAAGCCTGCCTGCCTGATTCTCTGAGTCTGCAAAGGTGTCATGTTTAGTGTGGGGAAGCCTCCAGCTCATTTAGCCATGGGGCAGTAAGACAAGGTTNNNNNNNNNNNNNNNNNNNNNNNNNNNNNNNNNNNNNNNNNNNNNNNNNNNNNNNNNNNNNNNNNNNNNNNNNNNNNNNNNNNNNNNNNNNNNNNNNNNNNNNNNNNNNNNNNNNNNNNNNNNNNNNNNNNNNNNNNNNNNNNNNNNNNNNNNNNNNNNNNNNNNNNNNNNNNNNNNNNNNNNNNNNNNNNNNNNNNNNNNNNNNNNNNNNNNNNNNNNNNNNNNNNNNNNNNNNNNNNNNNNNNNNNNNNNNNNNNNNNNNNNNNNNNNNNNNNNNNNNNNNNNNNNNNNNNNNNNNNNNNNNNNNNNNNNNNNNNNNNNNNNNNNNNNNNNNNNNNNNNNNNNNNNNNNNNNNNNNNNNNNNNNNNNNNNNNNNNNNNNNNNNcttccttcctttctttcttccatccttttgtTCAGATAGGGCTTCATGTAGCACACTCTGGCCTCAAAAGCTTCATATAGATAAGGATGCCCTGAAACTCTTNATCCTTTTGTTTCTACCCGATGAGTGCTGAGTTTTCAGATATGTGCCTTCATGTCCATTGTATGCAGTGCTTGAGAACAGAACTAAGGGTAGtatatgtacattcatacatacatacgtacgtacatacatacatacatacatatacaagcatTCTACTAAGTAAGGTACATCTGGACCCCTACAAGAGAATATTCTTCAGCTATTTACAGCAAAGTGTAAATTTTTTATACAATGTGTgtgatcctttaaaaaaaatatcaagtggAAGAAACCAACAGAACAAATGTCATGCAGTGCATGGCTTCATGTTTGTAAAATATCAAAACTGGGGGAATCTATAGCGACAGTATGTAGCCTCCTGTGTGACAGAGCCTTTGGTGGGGGTTGAATGGTTCCAGGTCGTGCGCTAGAGGTTCTGGTTCAGTGAGCAAAGGTTCTGAAAACGTGTGGTAGTGAAGACTGCACAACCTTGTGGATGAATGTGACGTCATTGAGGTGTACACATCAAAGACTGCTACAATTCACAGGCTTTGTTCCACATATTTCTagttccagaacttgggagatagaacatagtcacacacacacacacacacacacacacacacacacacacacacgaatagaatcttcttttaaaaaagatttatttatttattatatgttagtacactgtagctgtcttcagacaccccagtagAGAacatcagatatcattacagatgattgtgagccaccatgcagttgctgggatttgaactcatgacctttgaaagaacagtcaatgctcttaaccgatgagccatctctccagctcccccccccctttttttaaagaacagaatcTTTCATGTAATGATGATGTACTCACCAAGAGTGTTTCATAGACTTTAAAATGTAAGGCTTGGAGAGGGAGCCCAGGGAGATAGAGGGCTCAAAGCTGAACACAGACTCTGTGAACACCTAGGCATCCTGGAACGATGCAGCGCCCCCTGGCGGCCGCTTGTGTTTCAGGATGTCTTTGAGCTCAGACAGGCGCNCAAGGCTCAGTTCATTGAAGATGTCTCAGGATGATCACTGGCTGGTCCTTGCGCTCTGGAAGAAGATGGGCACCAATGTCGGGATTTATGTGACTGAGGCCTTGGAGAGGTACGCCCTCGGGCTCATCTTCCAACAGACTGCGGGGCGAAGACAGGCTCTCTGTACCTCCGGGTCCGGATGTGCCCAACTCTGTTTTCCCACAGGACCTTCGTGGCTTTCCCCTCCACCAAAACCTACTTCTCACACTTGGACCTGAGGCCAGGCTCTAGCCAGGTAAAAGCCCATGCCCAAAAGGTGGCCGATGCACTGACTCTCGCTGCCCAGCACCTGGACGACCTGCCTGCTTCTTTGTCTGCTCTCAGGGATCTATATGCGCACAAGCTCTGCGTGGACCCCTCTAACTTCCAGGTGAGCCCTGTATGTGAGCTCACCGGGGGTTGCTGGAGATGTGGGTCCCTTCAAGGCTTGGTGTAGGGGAGAAATTAATGCAAGGCGG
This sequence is a window from Mus pahari chromosome 14, PAHARI_EIJ_v1.1, whole genome shotgun sequence. Protein-coding genes within it:
- the LOC110331627 gene encoding hemoglobin subunit alpha: MVLSGEDKSNXKAXWGKIGGHGAEYGAEALERMFASFPTTKTYFPHFDVSHGSAQVXGHGKKVADALASAAGHLDDLPGALSALSDLXAHKLRVDPVNFKLLSHCLLVTLASHHPADFTPXXHASLDKFLASVSTVLTSKYR
- the LOC110331166 gene encoding hemoglobin subunit theta-1-like, with amino-acid sequence MSLSSDRRXRLSSLKMSQDDHWLVLALWKKMGTNVGIYVTEALERTFVAFPSTKTYFSHLDLRPGSSQVKAHAQKVADALTLAAQHLDDLPASLSALRDLYAHKLCVDPSNFQFFSHFLLVTLAWHYPGDAMYASLDKFLGHVTLALVSKYG